In Oligoflexia bacterium, a single genomic region encodes these proteins:
- a CDS encoding glutathione S-transferase family protein: MDATKKITVFSYRRCPFAMRVRMTLHEKNIIFETREEKWGAFSQELKEKHPEAKVPVLVHGDTVIYESAIITEYIEDAFPEPALLSQDPKQRAKMRLWTYWCNHVFKPHVDHYKYGTARSKAEDVEKAPDNLRKDLEKLEQTLVKQAYLLGDTISLADIHVFPFLRQLNKVNPRLASLDECPATLQWLNKLLARPAFEKTMEKKNA, translated from the coding sequence ATGGATGCAACAAAAAAAATAACAGTTTTTTCCTATCGGCGCTGTCCTTTTGCCATGCGGGTGCGCATGACTTTGCATGAAAAAAACATTATTTTTGAAACCAGGGAAGAAAAATGGGGCGCCTTTTCTCAAGAGCTTAAAGAAAAACATCCTGAGGCTAAAGTCCCAGTTTTAGTACATGGGGACACCGTTATATATGAGTCAGCTATTATAACGGAGTACATAGAGGATGCTTTCCCAGAACCTGCTTTACTGAGTCAAGACCCTAAACAAAGAGCAAAAATGCGACTATGGACGTATTGGTGCAATCACGTCTTTAAACCACATGTTGATCATTATAAGTACGGTACAGCACGATCAAAAGCAGAAGATGTTGAGAAAGCACCGGATAATTTACGCAAGGACTTGGAAAAACTTGAGCAAACGCTTGTTAAACAAGCCTATTTATTAGGAGATACAATCAGTTTAGCAGATATTCATGTCTTTCCTTTTTTACGGCAATTGAATAAAGTCAATCCAAGGTTGGCCAGTTTAGATGAGTGTCCAGCCACACTTCAATGGTTGAACAAACTTTTGGCAAGACCTGCTTTTGAAAAAACAATGGAGAAAAAAAATGCTTAA
- a CDS encoding RluA family pseudouridine synthase: MSYIQKFDHVDILYQNHNILVVDKPSGMLVHPAGKPGQDNLVEFFQKQLNDPEIRPVHRLDRLTSGLVILAKNIETARFYGRVFSSANLEKVYLAQLNGPLLKDEGVLDNFLADDDTSVVKIKRKVAQEGQNAYTRFETIKTDAKHSYVKLFPKTGRRHQLRVHMAHLGCPIVGDPIYDLGDDFYLSLINSTEPSPPMHLHAWQITTPVPGQEKNMTFESPYPSFWKI, from the coding sequence ATGAGCTACATACAAAAATTTGACCATGTTGATATCCTGTATCAAAACCACAACATCTTGGTTGTTGATAAGCCTTCAGGCATGTTGGTTCATCCAGCTGGCAAACCCGGGCAAGATAATTTGGTTGAGTTTTTTCAAAAGCAACTGAATGATCCTGAAATACGGCCTGTTCATCGTTTAGACCGGCTTACTTCTGGTTTGGTGATTCTGGCTAAAAATATTGAAACCGCACGCTTTTATGGCAGGGTTTTTTCAAGTGCAAATTTAGAAAAAGTTTATCTAGCCCAACTCAATGGACCGTTACTCAAAGATGAAGGTGTTTTAGATAACTTTTTGGCTGATGATGATACAAGTGTTGTTAAAATCAAACGTAAAGTTGCTCAAGAAGGTCAAAATGCTTACACCCGCTTTGAAACCATTAAAACTGACGCTAAACATAGCTATGTAAAACTGTTCCCCAAAACGGGGCGTCGGCATCAGTTGCGCGTGCATATGGCACATTTAGGTTGTCCAATAGTAGGAGATCCTATTTATGATTTAGGAGATGATTTTTACTTAAGTCTTATCAACAGCACTGAGCCTTCTCCACCTATGCACCTGCATGCTTGGCAAATAACAACCCCAGTACCTGGCCAAGAAAAAAACATGACCTTTGAAAGCCCCTATCCATCCTTTTGGAAAATTTGA
- a CDS encoding right-handed parallel beta-helix repeat-containing protein, whose product MLACDSSIEGKGVCSLGDIELRTCSLPHGQGQESFLCDLEGWKKAKECSLETCEDGYFEKNQVCQAMTTLGGTQYYVSSDGNDSNPGTRSAPWKTLNKVNTMFSNLSAGDAVLFRRGDQFRGSLQINKSGNSSSPILVGAYGEGKRPVLTGFTQVTQWQNDGGGVYYADIQDLTSDVNTVAMNGSLKAVGRYPNDTWLTAEAVSGSSSITDNELTSSPNWTGAQALVRKNRWIFDRMQVTSHSGQTLSLSGGGYNATPGYGYFFQRDRKTLDVFGEWYVEETAAMNSNRLYVYFGQSGPSHHKVEVSVHRDVIYNLGHGYIVISDLQIEGGDRSGLYLANAPHVTLQNSRIQLIGDTAVLGENNSINSDNLIIYKNTISSIANRGIKLGIQFPNALIDQNHIQDIAIFPGMSGNSDNQGGAFISHANNGTITNNTIERIGYTGVHFYGGGMLVENNVVRDFCLVKDDGAGIYSYQGEAVRAQSMVRNNIVVNGFGNSEGTPNGEGDAFGIYMDDLTENVSIENNSVGMMGYAPLYIHNAQRVDVLNNTFFDGHRAGALMKHDNLHPSNPIREIEMTNNTFINVKSGQAALSIYTLNEDVGQMGIFNNNHYVLSDQSGTAIAWGKSGDGTHRTGYNTSTWFQSYGYGEQSQTIVANSNPYIVNNSLSSNLASTSSINLFSYDSSITIDPIEEKDYRLSFSITGSADDVIRFSISKVSNYLYLSELLYAEVTEQVQNYEFIIKMKLSESNPMIYFDAGPDFGSATINNIELIEVDTTSSNLAPKMFYNENDFEIVVPLNQAYQDLNQNNYSEYLRLSPMSSKILWPQN is encoded by the coding sequence ATGCTTGCCTGTGACTCATCCATTGAAGGCAAGGGTGTATGTTCTTTAGGGGATATTGAGTTGCGCACATGCAGTTTACCGCATGGGCAAGGTCAAGAAAGTTTTCTTTGTGATTTAGAGGGTTGGAAAAAAGCAAAAGAGTGTAGTTTAGAGACATGTGAGGATGGTTATTTTGAAAAGAATCAAGTCTGCCAAGCCATGACCACTTTAGGGGGAACACAATATTATGTGAGCTCAGATGGAAATGATTCTAACCCTGGAACACGCTCAGCTCCCTGGAAAACCCTGAATAAAGTTAATACAATGTTTAGTAATCTATCTGCTGGAGATGCTGTTTTATTTAGAAGAGGAGATCAATTTAGGGGGAGTTTACAAATTAATAAATCTGGAAATTCTTCATCACCTATTCTTGTAGGAGCCTATGGTGAAGGCAAACGTCCAGTTTTAACCGGCTTTACACAAGTGACCCAATGGCAAAATGATGGGGGAGGCGTTTACTATGCAGATATTCAAGACTTAACAAGTGATGTGAATACCGTTGCAATGAATGGTAGTTTGAAAGCCGTAGGGCGTTACCCCAATGATACTTGGTTGACAGCTGAAGCTGTTTCTGGATCAAGTTCAATAACAGACAATGAGCTAACTTCTTCACCAAATTGGACCGGTGCACAAGCATTGGTTCGTAAAAATCGTTGGATTTTTGATCGTATGCAAGTGACATCACATAGCGGGCAAACTTTAAGTCTTTCAGGTGGTGGGTACAATGCAACACCGGGCTATGGATATTTTTTTCAACGTGACCGAAAAACCTTGGATGTTTTTGGTGAATGGTATGTTGAAGAAACAGCAGCGATGAATAGTAACAGACTTTATGTTTACTTTGGTCAATCAGGACCAAGTCATCATAAGGTGGAAGTTAGTGTGCATAGAGATGTTATTTATAATCTTGGACATGGTTATATTGTGATCAGTGATTTACAGATAGAAGGGGGGGATAGAAGTGGGCTATATTTAGCAAATGCTCCACACGTGACTCTACAAAACAGTCGTATCCAACTCATAGGAGATACCGCTGTTTTAGGTGAGAACAACTCTATAAACTCTGACAATCTTATTATTTATAAAAATACAATTTCAAGTATTGCCAATCGAGGGATTAAGCTTGGTATTCAATTTCCTAATGCTTTAATTGATCAAAATCATATTCAAGACATAGCTATTTTCCCAGGTATGAGTGGAAACAGTGACAATCAAGGGGGTGCTTTTATTTCGCATGCAAATAATGGAACGATAACCAATAATACAATTGAGCGCATAGGTTATACTGGGGTTCATTTTTATGGTGGAGGTATGTTAGTAGAAAACAACGTCGTTCGTGATTTTTGTCTTGTAAAAGATGATGGCGCTGGCATTTACTCTTATCAAGGTGAAGCGGTGAGAGCGCAATCTATGGTTCGCAACAATATTGTTGTTAATGGTTTTGGAAACTCAGAAGGAACTCCCAATGGAGAGGGTGATGCTTTTGGAATTTATATGGATGACCTAACGGAAAACGTAAGCATTGAAAATAATTCAGTGGGTATGATGGGATATGCGCCATTGTACATTCATAATGCACAAAGAGTTGATGTGTTAAACAATACATTTTTTGATGGACATCGTGCTGGTGCCTTGATGAAACACGATAATTTACATCCGTCTAATCCAATCCGTGAAATAGAAATGACAAACAATACGTTTATTAATGTAAAAAGTGGCCAAGCTGCTTTAAGTATTTACACGCTCAATGAAGATGTAGGACAAATGGGTATATTTAATAACAATCACTATGTTCTTTCAGATCAAAGTGGAACAGCTATTGCCTGGGGAAAATCTGGCGATGGCACACATAGAACCGGCTATAACACTTCAACATGGTTTCAAAGTTATGGTTATGGAGAACAGTCACAAACAATTGTGGCCAATTCAAATCCTTATATAGTAAACAATAGTTTAAGTTCAAACTTGGCAAGTACAAGTTCCATTAACTTGTTCTCTTATGATAGCTCTATCACAATTGATCCAATAGAAGAAAAAGACTATAGATTAAGTTTCAGTATAACTGGATCAGCAGATGATGTGATTCGTTTTTCAATCAGTAAAGTGTCAAACTACTTGTATCTTTCAGAGTTGCTGTATGCCGAAGTAACTGAGCAAGTACAAAACTATGAATTTATCATCAAGATGAAACTGAGTGAGTCAAACCCAATGATTTATTTTGATGCTGGACCTGATTTTGGATCTGCCACTATCAATAACATAGAGTTGATAGAAGTCGATACCACAAGCAGTAATCTAGCACCAAAAATGTTTTACAATGAAAATGATTTTGAAATTGTAGTCCCCTTAAATCAAGCTTACCAAGATTTAAATCAAAATAATTACAGTGAATATTTGCGTCTGTCACCGATGTCTTCAAAAATACTTTGGCCACAAAATTAA
- a CDS encoding M15 family metallopeptidase, which produces MSDGKENFVALDTLDTDIQCELRYYSTENFTGEKVPGYQASRCFLSKPAAQALLKVEKDLKKLGLGLKIFDAYRPQTAVNHFIAWSEQDNKNAMKQRFYPNLEKKDLFNGYLSCKSGHSRGSSIDLTLINSQGQELDMGTEFDYLDELSHTHSQNVSEQAQNNRLILKQAMEKHGFENYHREWWHFSLINEPHPDTYFDFVIE; this is translated from the coding sequence ATGAGCGATGGTAAAGAAAACTTTGTGGCTTTGGATACACTGGATACAGATATTCAGTGCGAGCTGCGTTATTATAGTACAGAAAATTTTACCGGTGAAAAAGTACCAGGCTATCAAGCCTCACGTTGTTTTTTAAGTAAGCCGGCAGCGCAAGCTTTATTAAAAGTAGAAAAAGATTTAAAAAAACTAGGATTGGGTCTGAAAATTTTTGATGCCTATCGTCCGCAAACAGCGGTTAATCATTTCATAGCATGGTCAGAACAAGATAATAAAAACGCCATGAAACAACGCTTTTATCCCAACTTAGAAAAAAAAGATCTTTTTAATGGCTACCTTTCCTGTAAATCTGGGCATAGTCGTGGCAGTAGCATTGATTTGACCTTAATCAACAGTCAAGGTCAAGAGTTGGATATGGGCACTGAGTTTGATTACCTAGATGAGTTATCGCATACGCATAGTCAAAATGTATCTGAACAGGCCCAAAACAACCGGTTAATTTTAAAACAAGCCATGGAAAAACATGGTTTTGAAAATTACCATAGAGAGTGGTGGCACTTTTCATTAATCAATGAACCACATCCTGATACCTATTTTGATTTTGTGATTGAATAA
- a CDS encoding dUTP diphosphatase, translating into MNVKIKKLVSEAVIPAYAKEGDAGMDLTCVSVDQTEMYVEYGTGLALEIPQGYCGLLFPRSSVSKTGQSLCNSIGLVDSGYRGELRLRYYAQNSDALYAIGDKVGQLLIMPYPSIQLEEVSELSTSERAQGGFGSTGQ; encoded by the coding sequence ATGAACGTTAAGATTAAGAAGTTAGTAAGTGAAGCTGTGATTCCAGCGTATGCCAAAGAGGGTGATGCGGGCATGGATTTAACCTGCGTGTCTGTGGATCAAACAGAAATGTATGTAGAATATGGTACTGGGTTGGCACTGGAGATTCCTCAAGGTTATTGTGGCCTTTTGTTTCCACGCAGCAGTGTTTCAAAAACCGGGCAGTCTTTGTGTAATTCCATTGGCTTGGTTGACTCAGGTTACAGGGGTGAATTGCGTTTGCGTTACTATGCGCAAAATAGCGACGCACTGTATGCTATTGGGGATAAGGTAGGGCAGCTTTTAATTATGCCTTACCCATCAATACAACTTGAAGAAGTATCTGAGTTAAGCACTTCTGAGCGTGCTCAAGGGGGCTTTGGTAGCACGGGGCAGTAA
- the serS gene encoding serine--tRNA ligase, which produces MAIDHKYFLDKLEAIERSLEKRNSDFNASQLKEKINQRNLLQKQHDETAALAKEVSLQVGNLFQEKASQETIAKTKEKAAQLKEALQNIKNDYETLNKDIIEILLGMPNILDESVPEGKDENDNVCMMSWGEPKQFDFDVRPHEDLGEALGIINFEQGAKVAGSRFTVLHGWAAQLERALVNFMLDMHRKAGYSEISVPYLVNAQAMTGTSQLPKFSEDAFSIVDPQYYLIPTAEVPVTNIYANEILEASQLPLSYVAYSPCFRREAGSYGQDTKGLIRQHQFHKVELMRFVHPEESADLHEALTEQAEKVLQALELPYRKMLLCAGDTGFGAAKTYDLEVWLPSQKKYREISSCSNFKDFQARRANIRFRPENGGKPDYVHTLNGSGLAVGRTLLALLENYQNEDGSIELPKILSPYMQDMLKIQLQK; this is translated from the coding sequence ATGGCCATAGATCATAAATATTTTTTAGATAAGTTAGAAGCGATAGAACGTTCTTTAGAAAAAAGAAACAGTGACTTTAATGCTTCACAATTAAAAGAAAAAATTAATCAACGCAATCTATTGCAAAAACAGCATGATGAAACTGCCGCGCTGGCAAAAGAAGTTTCTTTACAAGTAGGAAATCTTTTTCAAGAAAAAGCCAGCCAAGAGACGATTGCAAAGACCAAAGAAAAAGCTGCTCAGTTAAAGGAAGCATTACAAAATATTAAAAATGATTATGAAACCTTAAACAAAGATATCATTGAAATTTTATTAGGTATGCCCAATATTTTGGATGAATCTGTTCCTGAAGGGAAAGATGAAAATGATAATGTTTGTATGATGAGCTGGGGTGAGCCCAAGCAATTTGATTTTGATGTGCGTCCGCATGAAGACTTAGGTGAAGCCTTAGGTATTATAAACTTTGAACAAGGGGCAAAGGTTGCAGGATCAAGATTTACGGTGTTGCATGGTTGGGCTGCTCAATTGGAGCGGGCATTGGTTAACTTCATGCTGGATATGCACCGCAAAGCAGGCTACAGCGAGATTTCTGTACCTTATCTGGTCAATGCGCAAGCCATGACGGGAACCAGTCAATTACCCAAGTTCAGCGAAGATGCTTTTAGTATTGTAGACCCGCAGTACTACCTTATTCCTACAGCAGAAGTCCCAGTCACCAACATTTATGCTAATGAAATTTTAGAAGCCAGTCAATTGCCTTTATCTTATGTTGCGTACAGCCCATGTTTTAGGCGAGAAGCAGGTTCATACGGTCAAGATACCAAAGGTCTGATTCGTCAGCATCAGTTTCATAAGGTGGAGTTGATGCGTTTTGTTCACCCAGAAGAGTCGGCAGATTTGCACGAAGCCTTAACCGAACAAGCAGAAAAAGTTCTACAAGCTTTAGAGCTTCCTTATAGAAAAATGCTCTTATGTGCTGGCGATACTGGCTTTGGCGCGGCCAAAACCTATGATTTAGAGGTATGGTTGCCCAGTCAAAAAAAATACCGGGAAATCTCATCGTGCTCCAATTTTAAGGATTTTCAAGCCAGACGGGCCAATATCAGGTTTAGACCGGAAAATGGTGGTAAACCGGATTATGTACATACCCTCAATGGCTCTGGTTTAGCCGTGGGCAGAACTTTACTGGCTTTATTGGAGAATTACCAAAATGAGGACGGGAGCATAGAATTACCAAAAATTCTTTCCCCTTACATGCAAGATATGTTAAAGATACAACTTCAAAAATAA
- a CDS encoding tetratricopeptide repeat protein, with the protein MGDFEDFFEDDELFDEEDKKNVKVEKENPVKKIDSTQQQVKPVNKNEDDDLAPGMIDLEAIEGTGGYSFDEDDEDDDEDEPQPSAPVVKQTKTNAKIEETATMTSAELPSDQLSQSQLKEEEQATKTFNHMDHDEEQIDIHQVPKNEQLDQKSNVVKQALELSEDEKQKKISTVLSKSTQSILGQNQIKTPNIENNNIKEDLFINLDENELFNDIELLQEQETPQVNDEGIDFGSDIENTTEKNIESKHHVTDIEVDIPTVNSNKDKSIRGKAEDFDAFESFLKQGEKKIDEEDSVEEISQEIIEKKSKAVVLPPWLSKLSFPKVPIRYIVIGVLCVSLGFAFFYKKTIEQMVFNRVPYTPPSEIELQQISVILSKAKQEYLYDHALSQKKAIAYLNESLLIDPRHKESLYLKALLQSQMVIDEATTKKTVKNQDALVVLDEFYSDSQELLIAEAYSLLASEQDKKSLVMFEQLNEKYPENIDVSMGLAEAFVEQGQYDAAYQVLARINTGHRRVHFLKAFSLSQLDSKRAYEIYIKSIENISAYHPKLEYLKLKVGHSNQVLGLDYVDKFDAALRKNILKYPPRLLSAVYVILSEIYLESKDTEKAVISLQNAVKNSTDHKVFFKMALLQKKMGDFKKSLESYQKAYELMPDNEEYLVAYLQALRKANEYKKAIVLADEKSDKYKDSGNFLYEYSQIKRGLLRTEEALDHLNQAKEKDNKIEYDVAIATIYMENDDYEQAYKVVGEILEKDPQNEIALIYKSKILTAYHVFGLAEKSLGSIKKPYQRVYQIYQAYADYYFATEKKSSLAQLMSEVEKSDLNGYEKDMLLAKNLLINGKFDEALERLKSHQQKNEKDLALNALIAQTYLASDKPKLAITVLEESIKIKRTDFRTLFLLGVALVKAGQLDAGIEKLILASETQSKVPNVWFELQQAHIAKDNQEKVAFYFQQTTDRNPQFLPAYISMANYYFRSNLYSKAKPLYVKIIQMAPAEKEVYYNLAVIEKFNRNTDKAKAYFKKVIQLDKNNSQAYIALGILEEEGRNVTTAQSLFEKAKQVDPRNPEPYYLLGLSYRQSGRYRIALQHFQKYLDLNPNAKDKDAIEDQITFLRKNIN; encoded by the coding sequence ATGGGTGATTTTGAAGATTTTTTTGAGGATGATGAACTCTTTGACGAAGAAGATAAAAAAAATGTCAAAGTTGAAAAAGAAAACCCCGTCAAAAAAATAGACTCAACGCAGCAGCAAGTTAAGCCAGTAAATAAGAATGAAGATGATGATTTAGCTCCAGGTATGATAGATCTTGAAGCCATTGAGGGGACGGGTGGATATTCTTTTGATGAAGATGATGAAGATGATGACGAAGACGAACCTCAACCATCAGCTCCAGTTGTTAAACAAACAAAGACCAATGCTAAAATAGAAGAAACCGCAACAATGACCAGTGCTGAGTTACCTTCTGATCAGCTGTCTCAAAGTCAACTCAAAGAAGAAGAGCAAGCTACAAAAACATTTAATCATATGGATCATGATGAAGAGCAAATTGATATTCATCAAGTTCCAAAAAATGAACAACTTGATCAGAAGTCAAATGTGGTTAAGCAAGCTTTAGAACTTTCTGAAGATGAAAAACAAAAAAAAATCAGTACAGTGCTATCAAAATCAACCCAATCTATTTTAGGTCAAAATCAAATAAAAACACCAAATATAGAAAACAATAATATCAAAGAAGATCTTTTTATTAATTTAGATGAGAATGAACTGTTCAATGATATTGAATTGCTTCAAGAACAAGAGACACCTCAAGTTAATGATGAAGGTATAGATTTTGGAAGTGATATTGAAAATACAACTGAAAAAAATATTGAATCTAAGCATCATGTGACAGACATAGAAGTTGATATTCCAACAGTGAATTCCAATAAAGATAAGAGTATTAGAGGTAAGGCAGAGGACTTTGATGCTTTTGAAAGTTTTCTTAAACAAGGCGAAAAAAAAATTGATGAGGAAGATTCTGTTGAAGAAATCTCTCAAGAGATAATTGAAAAGAAATCAAAAGCTGTTGTCCTCCCTCCATGGCTAAGTAAATTATCGTTTCCTAAGGTACCTATACGTTATATTGTTATAGGTGTTTTATGCGTTTCTTTGGGGTTTGCTTTTTTCTATAAAAAAACAATTGAGCAAATGGTTTTTAATCGGGTACCTTACACTCCACCTTCAGAGATTGAATTACAACAAATTTCAGTTATTTTAAGCAAAGCAAAACAAGAGTATTTGTATGATCATGCCTTGTCACAAAAAAAAGCAATTGCATACCTTAATGAAAGTTTACTTATTGATCCTAGGCATAAAGAATCATTGTATTTAAAAGCGTTGTTGCAATCTCAAATGGTTATTGATGAAGCTACTACAAAAAAAACCGTCAAAAATCAAGATGCGCTGGTTGTTTTAGATGAGTTTTACTCAGATAGCCAAGAACTCTTGATTGCTGAAGCTTATTCATTACTGGCATCAGAACAAGATAAAAAGAGTTTGGTCATGTTTGAACAATTGAATGAAAAATATCCTGAAAATATTGATGTCAGTATGGGGCTAGCAGAAGCTTTTGTAGAGCAAGGTCAATATGATGCAGCTTATCAAGTGCTTGCACGAATAAACACAGGGCATAGAAGAGTTCATTTTTTAAAAGCATTTAGCTTAAGTCAGCTTGATTCAAAACGAGCATATGAAATCTATATAAAATCAATAGAAAATATAAGTGCTTACCACCCTAAGCTTGAGTATTTAAAATTGAAAGTGGGGCATAGTAATCAAGTTTTAGGTTTAGACTATGTTGATAAGTTTGATGCGGCATTAAGAAAAAATATTTTAAAATATCCACCGCGTTTATTAAGTGCCGTCTATGTTATTTTATCTGAAATTTACTTGGAGAGTAAAGACACAGAAAAAGCAGTTATTTCTCTACAAAATGCCGTAAAAAACTCAACAGATCATAAAGTGTTTTTTAAGATGGCACTTTTACAGAAAAAAATGGGTGATTTTAAAAAATCACTGGAATCATATCAAAAGGCCTATGAGTTAATGCCAGATAATGAAGAGTATTTAGTTGCCTATTTGCAAGCCTTGCGTAAAGCAAATGAATATAAAAAGGCCATTGTTTTGGCAGATGAAAAAAGTGATAAATACAAAGATTCAGGGAATTTTTTATATGAATATTCACAAATCAAAAGAGGTTTATTGAGAACAGAAGAAGCGCTAGATCATTTAAATCAAGCTAAAGAAAAAGATAATAAAATTGAATACGATGTTGCAATTGCAACCATTTATATGGAAAACGATGATTATGAACAAGCTTATAAAGTTGTGGGAGAGATTTTAGAAAAAGATCCCCAAAATGAAATTGCACTTATTTATAAGAGTAAAATTTTAACTGCTTATCATGTTTTTGGTTTAGCGGAGAAAAGCTTAGGTTCTATTAAAAAACCGTATCAACGTGTTTACCAAATTTATCAAGCGTATGCTGACTACTATTTTGCCACGGAAAAAAAATCTAGCTTAGCGCAATTAATGAGTGAGGTAGAAAAGTCTGATCTTAATGGTTATGAAAAAGACATGCTGTTAGCCAAAAACTTATTAATTAACGGAAAGTTTGATGAGGCACTTGAACGTTTAAAAAGCCATCAACAGAAGAATGAAAAAGATCTTGCGTTGAATGCGCTCATTGCTCAAACTTATTTAGCAAGTGATAAACCTAAGCTAGCAATAACTGTTTTAGAGGAATCAATTAAAATTAAACGAACAGATTTTAGAACTTTATTTTTATTGGGTGTTGCGCTGGTTAAAGCGGGACAGTTGGATGCTGGAATAGAGAAATTGATTTTAGCCAGTGAAACTCAAAGTAAGGTGCCTAATGTCTGGTTTGAATTACAACAAGCACATATAGCAAAAGATAATCAAGAAAAGGTGGCTTTTTATTTTCAACAAACGACGGATAGAAATCCGCAGTTTTTACCGGCTTATATTAGCATGGCAAACTATTATTTTAGATCAAACTTATACAGTAAAGCCAAACCACTTTATGTTAAAATTATTCAAATGGCACCCGCAGAGAAAGAGGTCTATTATAACTTAGCAGTTATTGAAAAATTTAATCGTAATACAGATAAAGCAAAGGCTTACTTTAAAAAAGTTATTCAGCTGGATAAAAACAACAGTCAAGCCTACATAGCTTTAGGTATTTTGGAAGAAGAGGGCAGAAATGTTACAACTGCTCAGAGCTTGTTTGAAAAAGCTAAACAGGTTGACCCAAGAAATCCAGAGCCATATTATCTTCTGGGTTTGTCTTATAGACAATCCGGTCGTTATCGCATAGCTTTACAACATTTTCAAAAATATTTGGATTTGAATCCCAATGCTAAAGATAAAGATGCAATTGAAGATCAGATTACTTTTCTGAGAAAAAATATAAATTAG
- a CDS encoding HU family DNA-binding protein yields the protein MTKSDLIENLSERINLPKRQAEMIVELIFDSMIEALQSGDRIEIRGFGSFKIKDYKAYMGRNPKTGEKVSVKPKKRPFFKVGKELREAVNEAYVDSLKSESSSEEF from the coding sequence ATGACAAAATCTGATTTAATAGAAAATCTATCTGAGCGAATCAATCTTCCCAAACGTCAAGCAGAAATGATTGTTGAGTTGATTTTTGATTCAATGATAGAGGCCTTGCAAAGTGGTGATCGTATTGAAATTAGAGGCTTTGGTAGTTTTAAAATAAAAGACTACAAGGCTTACATGGGCCGCAATCCAAAAACAGGTGAGAAAGTATCTGTTAAGCCTAAGAAACGCCCATTTTTTAAGGTTGGAAAAGAGCTCAGAGAGGCTGTGAATGAGGCTTATGTTGATAGCTTAAAATCAGAAAGCTCTTCTGAAGAGTTTTAA